The following are from one region of the Candidatus Atribacteria bacterium ADurb.Bin276 genome:
- the speE gene encoding Spermidine synthase — MALWYYEDYIPHYRLGLEIKETLFLGNSPYQKIQVIDSYLYGKVLLLDDIVQTTEKDEFMYHEMLIHPALLTHPQPEKILIVGGGDGGASREVLKHPVKKVKLVDIDAAVIEVSRKYLPKLGNWNDRRLEVLVEDAVKYLALSDEIYDVIVMDSTDPLPSGTAEPLFSKDFFQSAYDHLSDNGVLVSQIEPPFFQPEREQRHWESLKMFPLVKIYWGLVPTYPGGIWTYMIASKGRDPETSFKKLLFSTRYYTPEIHRAAFVLPPFMQERLSKKL; from the coding sequence ATGGCTCTATGGTATTATGAAGACTATATTCCTCATTATCGTTTGGGCTTGGAAATTAAAGAAACCCTCTTTTTGGGAAATTCGCCCTACCAGAAAATTCAAGTCATTGATTCCTATCTTTACGGAAAAGTCTTGTTATTAGATGATATTGTTCAAACCACCGAAAAAGATGAATTTATGTATCATGAAATGTTGATCCATCCGGCTTTGCTTACCCACCCTCAACCGGAAAAAATACTCATTGTAGGCGGAGGAGATGGTGGCGCATCAAGAGAAGTCTTAAAACATCCAGTTAAAAAAGTAAAATTGGTGGATATCGATGCTGCTGTTATTGAAGTAAGCCGTAAATACCTCCCGAAATTAGGAAACTGGAATGACCGAAGGTTAGAGGTGTTGGTAGAAGATGCTGTAAAGTATTTAGCTTTGTCAGATGAAATATACGATGTTATTGTTATGGATTCCACTGATCCCTTGCCTTCTGGTACCGCTGAACCGCTCTTTTCAAAAGATTTTTTCCAGAGTGCTTACGACCACCTTTCTGATAATGGTGTATTAGTTTCCCAAATAGAACCACCTTTTTTCCAACCGGAAAGAGAGCAGAGACATTGGGAAAGTTTAAAAATGTTCCCTCTGGTGAAGATATATTGGGGGTTGGTTCCAACCTATCCCGGTGGCATATGGACCTATATGATTGCATCAAAAGGAAGGGATCCTGAAACTAGCTTTAAAAAACTTCTATTTTCCACTCGTTATTATACTCCAGAAATTCATCGGGCAGCTTTTGTTCTTCCGCCTTTTATGCAAGAAAGGTTGTCTAAAAAGCTATAA